One Centroberyx gerrardi isolate f3 chromosome 2, fCenGer3.hap1.cur.20231027, whole genome shotgun sequence DNA window includes the following coding sequences:
- the sppl3 gene encoding signal peptide peptidase-like 3 isoform X2, which yields MAEQGYSSWAYSLVDSSQVSTFLISILLIVYGSFRSLNMDCENQEKDKDGNPLTTGSFNNGNTNNSIQTIDSTQALFLPIGASVSLLVMFFFFDSVQVVFTICTAVLATIAFAFLLLPMCQYLTRPCSPQNKISFGCCGRFTLAELLSFSLSVMLVLIWVLTGHWLLMDALAMGLCVAMIAFVRLPSLKVSCLLLSGLLIYDVFWVFFSAYIFNSNVMVKVATQPAENPIDVLSRKLHLGPGMGRDVPRLSLPGKLVFPSSTGSHFSMLGIGDIVMPGLLLCFVLRYDNYKKQASGEVPGPGNMSGRMQRVSYFHCTLIGYFVGLLTATVASRIHRAAQPALLYLVPFTLLPLLTMAYLKGDLRRMWSEPFHAKTSSSRFLEV from the exons ATGGCGGAGCAGGGCTACTCATCTTG GGCGTACTCCCTAGTTGACTCCAGCCAGGTGTCCACCTTCCTCATCTCCATCCTTCTCATCGTCTATGGCAGCTTCAG ATCATTAAACATGGATTGTGAGAACCAGGAGAAGGATAAAGATGGAAACCCTTTGACAACAGGGTCCTTCAATAACggcaacacaaacaaca GTATTCAGACCATAGACTCCACACAGGCCCTTTTCCTGCCAATAGGAGCTTCTGTGTCTCTGCTAGTcatgttcttcttctttgacTCAGTACAGGTGGTCTTCACCATCTGCACTGCAG TTCTTGCAACAATTGCATTTGCATTCCTCTTGTTGCCAATGTGCCAGTATCTGACCAGACCCTGCTCCCCGCAGAACAA GATTTCCTTTGGCTGCTGTGGGCGCTTCACTCTGGCTGAGCTcctgtccttctccctctctgttatgTTGGTGCTCATCTGGGTGCTGACTGGACACTGGCTACTCATGGACG ctctaGCCATGGGCTTGTGTGTGGCCATGATCGCCTTTGTGCGGCTTCCCAGTCTGAAGGTGTCTTGCCTGCTGCTGTCAGGTCTGCTCATCTATGACGTGTTCTGG GTGTTCTTCTCAGCCTACATTTTCAACAGTAATGTGATGGTTAAGGTCGCCACCCAACCTGCTGAAAATCCCATAGACGTTCTGTCCAGGAAGCTCCACTTGGGGCCGGGGATGGGCCGCGACGTGCCCCGCCTCTCCTTACCCGGCAAGCTGGTCTTTCCCAG TTCCACAGGCAGCCACTTCTCAATGCTGGGAATAGGAGACATTGTGATGCCAGGGCTGCTATTATGCTTTGTGCTGCGCTATGACAACTATAAGAAGCAGGCATCTGGGGAAGTCCCAGGGCCTGGCAACATGTCCGGACGCATGCAGCGCGTCTCCTATTTCCACTGCACTCTCATCGGATACTTTGTGG GGCTACTGACTGCTACTGTGGCCTCCAGGATCCACCGCGCAGCCCAGCCTGCCCTGCTCTACCTGGTGCCCTTCACCCTGCTGCCTCTGCTCACTATGGCCTACCTGAAG GGGGACTTGCGGCGCATGTGGTCAGAGCCCTTCCATGCCAAGACCAGCAGCTCCCGCTTCCTGGAGGTATGA
- the sppl3 gene encoding signal peptide peptidase-like 3 isoform X1 produces the protein MAEQGYSSWAYSLVDSSQVSTFLISILLIVYGSFRSLNMDCENQEKDKDGNPLTTGSFNNGNTNNSECYTYGIQTIDSTQALFLPIGASVSLLVMFFFFDSVQVVFTICTAVLATIAFAFLLLPMCQYLTRPCSPQNKISFGCCGRFTLAELLSFSLSVMLVLIWVLTGHWLLMDALAMGLCVAMIAFVRLPSLKVSCLLLSGLLIYDVFWVFFSAYIFNSNVMVKVATQPAENPIDVLSRKLHLGPGMGRDVPRLSLPGKLVFPSSTGSHFSMLGIGDIVMPGLLLCFVLRYDNYKKQASGEVPGPGNMSGRMQRVSYFHCTLIGYFVGLLTATVASRIHRAAQPALLYLVPFTLLPLLTMAYLKGDLRRMWSEPFHAKTSSSRFLEV, from the exons ATGGCGGAGCAGGGCTACTCATCTTG GGCGTACTCCCTAGTTGACTCCAGCCAGGTGTCCACCTTCCTCATCTCCATCCTTCTCATCGTCTATGGCAGCTTCAG ATCATTAAACATGGATTGTGAGAACCAGGAGAAGGATAAAGATGGAAACCCTTTGACAACAGGGTCCTTCAATAACggcaacacaaacaacagtgAGTGTTACACATATG GTATTCAGACCATAGACTCCACACAGGCCCTTTTCCTGCCAATAGGAGCTTCTGTGTCTCTGCTAGTcatgttcttcttctttgacTCAGTACAGGTGGTCTTCACCATCTGCACTGCAG TTCTTGCAACAATTGCATTTGCATTCCTCTTGTTGCCAATGTGCCAGTATCTGACCAGACCCTGCTCCCCGCAGAACAA GATTTCCTTTGGCTGCTGTGGGCGCTTCACTCTGGCTGAGCTcctgtccttctccctctctgttatgTTGGTGCTCATCTGGGTGCTGACTGGACACTGGCTACTCATGGACG ctctaGCCATGGGCTTGTGTGTGGCCATGATCGCCTTTGTGCGGCTTCCCAGTCTGAAGGTGTCTTGCCTGCTGCTGTCAGGTCTGCTCATCTATGACGTGTTCTGG GTGTTCTTCTCAGCCTACATTTTCAACAGTAATGTGATGGTTAAGGTCGCCACCCAACCTGCTGAAAATCCCATAGACGTTCTGTCCAGGAAGCTCCACTTGGGGCCGGGGATGGGCCGCGACGTGCCCCGCCTCTCCTTACCCGGCAAGCTGGTCTTTCCCAG TTCCACAGGCAGCCACTTCTCAATGCTGGGAATAGGAGACATTGTGATGCCAGGGCTGCTATTATGCTTTGTGCTGCGCTATGACAACTATAAGAAGCAGGCATCTGGGGAAGTCCCAGGGCCTGGCAACATGTCCGGACGCATGCAGCGCGTCTCCTATTTCCACTGCACTCTCATCGGATACTTTGTGG GGCTACTGACTGCTACTGTGGCCTCCAGGATCCACCGCGCAGCCCAGCCTGCCCTGCTCTACCTGGTGCCCTTCACCCTGCTGCCTCTGCTCACTATGGCCTACCTGAAG GGGGACTTGCGGCGCATGTGGTCAGAGCCCTTCCATGCCAAGACCAGCAGCTCCCGCTTCCTGGAGGTATGA